A section of the Prevotella melaninogenica genome encodes:
- a CDS encoding RagB/SusD family nutrient uptake outer membrane protein — MKKIYVLLLAAIAMVSCSVERHPEYMMDDDTMTKNIDESFPSLLNGCYGFLKTWSDPMYRCGEYAGDNIMIRGTSTDAFYEFISYSRTPNNYRLQNFWDYSYKVVAQASNIIKDVPEGKSAITDTQLGECYYLRGMIYFYLCRAYGRPYAQNPDTNLGMPIVNGTPDDPVNTVLPNRSTVKETYEQAIKDLEKAASLMTEDLHSEERCIFASKEAAWAMLSRIYLYMSGTYESPNTAYAQKSVEYATKVIDSGKFSLLSRKDYGVSNTLEPENNPENIFVVKRVDSEFPGWDYYYTIGGMYSNIGGMGWGEMYASGKYLDLLNETGQNDWFNKKYTDIRAQFIEPQYVKDKTDKYVPVFRFIKNVYDASGNQVNFNYVQLRYTRQPDNSLTCDTTGTGHTTPLVLTPIDPAQRLYSITYQGHTYRGVLDYQMKLNRVYPMFYVVKCSRQGGKENQLYSPIISRLDEMYLNRAEANVKLGNIASAMADVNTIRERAIVGGSYTSAQFTAATAKTLVDKERQLELAFEAERSYDVFRNGDTLTRRFPGPHQPMVDIPATDYRVIYFIPQSAINAYKGNLEQNPRSN; from the coding sequence ATGAAAAAAATATATGTGCTGCTCTTAGCAGCTATTGCAATGGTATCGTGTAGCGTAGAGCGTCATCCTGAATACATGATGGATGATGATACCATGACTAAAAACATTGATGAGAGTTTTCCATCGCTACTGAATGGATGCTATGGATTCCTAAAAACGTGGTCGGACCCTATGTATCGCTGTGGCGAATATGCTGGAGATAATATCATGATTCGTGGTACTTCCACCGATGCTTTCTATGAGTTTATCTCTTATTCGCGCACGCCTAATAACTACCGATTGCAGAATTTCTGGGATTATAGCTATAAAGTGGTTGCGCAGGCATCTAATATTATCAAGGATGTTCCTGAAGGGAAGAGTGCAATCACCGATACGCAGTTGGGCGAATGCTACTATCTGCGTGGCATGATTTACTTCTATCTCTGTCGTGCATACGGTAGACCATACGCACAAAACCCCGATACAAACCTTGGTATGCCTATCGTTAACGGTACACCTGACGACCCTGTAAACACTGTGTTGCCGAATCGTTCTACCGTAAAGGAAACTTACGAGCAGGCGATTAAGGACTTAGAGAAGGCGGCTTCGCTGATGACAGAAGACTTGCACAGCGAAGAACGTTGTATCTTTGCTTCTAAAGAGGCTGCTTGGGCTATGTTGAGTAGAATCTATCTCTATATGAGTGGGACTTACGAAAGCCCTAACACTGCCTACGCTCAGAAGAGTGTTGAGTATGCAACAAAGGTAATCGACTCTGGTAAGTTTAGTCTGTTGAGCCGTAAGGACTATGGCGTTAGCAACACACTCGAACCAGAAAACAACCCTGAAAACATCTTTGTGGTGAAAAGGGTAGACTCTGAGTTCCCCGGTTGGGATTATTATTACACCATCGGCGGTATGTATTCAAATATCGGCGGTATGGGTTGGGGCGAAATGTATGCGTCTGGTAAGTATCTTGACTTGCTTAATGAGACGGGTCAGAACGACTGGTTTAATAAGAAGTACACCGATATTCGTGCGCAATTCATTGAGCCACAGTATGTAAAAGACAAGACTGATAAGTATGTCCCTGTCTTCCGTTTCATCAAGAATGTCTATGATGCAAGTGGCAATCAGGTGAATTTCAACTACGTACAGTTGCGTTATACCCGCCAGCCAGACAATAGTTTGACTTGTGATACCACTGGAACGGGACACACTACTCCACTTGTTCTCACCCCAATCGACCCTGCACAGCGTCTTTATTCGATTACTTATCAGGGACATACCTATCGTGGTGTGCTTGACTATCAGATGAAGCTCAACCGCGTTTATCCTATGTTCTATGTGGTGAAGTGCTCTCGTCAGGGTGGTAAGGAGAATCAGTTGTATTCGCCTATCATCTCTCGTCTTGACGAAATGTATCTTAATCGTGCAGAAGCAAATGTGAAATTGGGTAATATCGCCAGTGCAATGGCTGACGTGAACACGATTCGTGAGCGTGCGATCGTGGGTGGAAGCTATACGAGTGCTCAGTTTACTGCTGCTACTGCAAAGACTTTGGTGGATAAAGAACGTCAGTTAGAGTTGGCGTTTGAGGCAGAGCGCAGCTACGATGTGTTCCGCAATGGCGACACCCTCACTCGTCGTTTCCCTGGCCCTCATCAGCCAATGGTTGACATCCCAGCAACTGATTATCGTGTGATTTACTTCATACCACAGTCGGCTATCAATGCCTATAAGGGTAATTTAGAGCAAAATCCAAGAAGTAACTAA
- a CDS encoding SusC/RagA family TonB-linked outer membrane protein, whose translation MKAMRKTNLGRSLLLVVPLMCCPYTVHKAYATQTVTIQAQASVIKGKVIDSRTGEPVISASITVKGTKKITLTNIDGEFSIDAKAGDELVITSLGYEKTTVRAENNMTVSMVSSSTMLNETVVVGYSTQKRNSLTGSMQSIDSKELTNITTANVTNMLTGKVPGMNVMPGSGKPGSFGAIIVRGKSTINGSTAPLWVIDGVIVGKDPGDINPNDIETLTVLKDAASTAIYGSQGANGVIVVTTKGAKSGKTSITFSAKMGVSTLNNGNVKMMDGAELYDYYKSFTNVAEIAFPRWNDKLRDSNFDWWKLATHTGNVQNYDLAINSGGEKLSAVFTGGVYKEDGAVRGYDFTRYNTMMKLNFKPYSWIAIRPSFNGSKGVIDDRQRSTYSMYSMLPWDSPYDEEGKIVGNRSSSWVNSNSTNYLYELQYNWSKYDSYAFNGNFDFDIYLTDWLTFSSVNSYRWSTHLDKSYSDPRTSGAEGKGRVSESTSTNTRRYTNQLLKATRSFGDYHGFLMLGYEFNDGEYRYHSSDGTGLVPGFAQLDITSTPESVGGNKYEWAVQSFFANLNADYANKYLLQLSLRTDGASNFGSDAAYGTFFSVSGGWVATAEKWFKVPCIDYLKVRASFGSVGSRPNSLYPQYGLYSLGASYNEVPGAVIAQLANKKLTWEKSYTTGVGIDLNMFKRLRMTFDFYSKRTSNLLFAVPISGVIGVTSIWQNIGELTNTGFETTLSADIIKAKDLTWTVDANLSTNSNKIKKLYSGRDQIIQGDGIAGSTNTLLRPGLSADTYYLREWAGVDPENGAPQWYTTDANGNRIITNNYAKADQIALDKHATPTVFGSFSTTLTYKNFDFNAVFGYSLGAYIYNYSRQEYDSDGAYTDRNQFSLQKGWKRWAQKGDVATHPVAAYNNPSNSNKASTRYLESSDFLKLRSITLGYNFNLKSDIVKALRVYLSGENLFCITNYSGVDPELPAADGGRNASGERSTALSISTGAGVYPSVRKFMLGVNVTF comes from the coding sequence ATGAAAGCTATGAGAAAAACTAACCTTGGAAGGTCGCTGCTGTTGGTAGTGCCCCTTATGTGCTGCCCTTATACGGTGCATAAGGCATACGCCACCCAGACAGTAACCATACAGGCACAGGCCTCAGTTATCAAAGGAAAAGTTATCGACTCACGTACGGGTGAACCGGTTATAAGTGCCAGTATCACCGTGAAGGGGACGAAGAAAATTACACTTACCAACATTGATGGTGAGTTCTCTATCGACGCAAAGGCTGGTGACGAGCTGGTGATTACGTCCTTAGGCTATGAGAAAACGACGGTGCGAGCTGAAAACAACATGACCGTAAGCATGGTTTCTTCATCTACAATGCTTAATGAAACGGTCGTGGTGGGTTATAGCACGCAGAAACGTAACAGCCTGACGGGTTCTATGCAGAGTATTGATAGTAAGGAGCTTACTAATATCACGACTGCTAATGTCACCAATATGTTGACGGGTAAGGTGCCGGGTATGAACGTTATGCCGGGTTCTGGTAAGCCGGGTTCGTTTGGTGCTATCATCGTTCGTGGTAAGTCTACTATCAACGGTAGCACTGCTCCGCTGTGGGTTATCGATGGAGTAATTGTCGGTAAAGACCCAGGTGACATTAATCCTAACGATATCGAGACTCTTACCGTACTCAAAGATGCTGCCTCAACAGCTATCTATGGTTCGCAGGGTGCCAATGGTGTTATCGTTGTGACAACCAAGGGGGCTAAGTCTGGTAAGACTTCTATTACCTTCTCTGCCAAGATGGGCGTTTCAACTCTGAACAATGGTAATGTGAAGATGATGGATGGTGCCGAGCTATACGACTACTATAAGTCGTTTACTAATGTTGCAGAGATTGCTTTCCCACGTTGGAATGATAAGCTCCGTGATAGTAATTTCGATTGGTGGAAGTTAGCTACACACACGGGAAATGTGCAGAACTATGACCTTGCTATTAACAGTGGTGGCGAGAAACTGAGTGCTGTCTTTACTGGTGGTGTCTATAAGGAGGATGGTGCCGTACGTGGATACGACTTCACTCGATATAATACCATGATGAAACTGAACTTCAAACCTTATTCTTGGATAGCTATCCGTCCATCCTTTAATGGTAGTAAGGGAGTGATTGACGACCGCCAACGCTCAACTTATTCTATGTATTCTATGCTGCCATGGGATAGCCCTTACGATGAAGAGGGCAAGATTGTTGGCAATAGATCATCGTCATGGGTGAATAGTAACTCTACTAACTATCTTTACGAATTGCAGTATAATTGGAGCAAGTACGATTCTTATGCCTTTAATGGCAACTTCGACTTTGATATCTATCTCACTGATTGGCTTACGTTCTCTTCTGTGAATAGCTATCGTTGGAGTACCCACCTCGATAAGAGTTATTCTGATCCTCGTACATCAGGAGCAGAGGGTAAGGGTCGAGTGAGTGAAAGCACGAGTACGAACACACGTCGATATACCAACCAACTGCTGAAAGCGACACGTAGTTTCGGTGATTATCACGGCTTCTTAATGCTCGGTTATGAGTTCAATGATGGTGAATATCGTTATCATAGCAGCGATGGAACAGGTTTGGTTCCGGGCTTTGCTCAACTTGATATCACCTCTACACCTGAATCTGTTGGAGGTAATAAATATGAGTGGGCAGTGCAGTCTTTCTTCGCAAACCTCAATGCTGACTATGCTAATAAGTATTTGCTTCAGCTCTCATTGAGAACCGATGGTGCAAGTAACTTTGGATCGGATGCTGCATACGGAACCTTCTTCTCTGTCAGTGGTGGCTGGGTTGCTACGGCTGAGAAGTGGTTTAAGGTGCCTTGCATTGACTATTTGAAGGTGCGTGCATCGTTTGGTTCAGTAGGTAGTCGCCCTAACAGCCTCTACCCTCAATACGGACTTTACAGCTTAGGTGCAAGCTATAACGAGGTTCCTGGTGCTGTCATCGCTCAGCTTGCCAATAAGAAACTGACTTGGGAGAAGAGTTATACCACTGGTGTAGGTATCGACCTGAATATGTTTAAACGCCTGCGTATGACCTTCGACTTCTATAGTAAGCGTACAAGCAACCTACTCTTTGCTGTGCCTATATCTGGTGTTATCGGTGTGACAAGCATCTGGCAGAACATTGGTGAGCTTACCAACACTGGTTTTGAAACGACACTCTCTGCAGATATCATCAAGGCTAAGGACCTCACTTGGACCGTTGATGCCAACCTTTCTACCAACTCTAACAAGATTAAGAAGCTGTATAGCGGTAGAGATCAGATTATCCAAGGTGATGGTATTGCTGGTTCAACCAACACGTTGTTACGCCCAGGACTGAGCGCAGATACCTATTACTTGCGTGAATGGGCAGGCGTTGACCCAGAGAATGGTGCGCCACAATGGTACACAACTGATGCGAATGGCAATCGTATTATTACTAACAACTATGCTAAGGCTGACCAAATAGCACTTGACAAACACGCTACGCCAACCGTTTTCGGTAGTTTCTCAACGACCTTAACATACAAGAATTTCGACTTTAATGCTGTCTTCGGCTACTCATTGGGTGCTTACATCTATAACTACTCACGTCAGGAGTATGACTCAGATGGTGCATATACCGATCGTAATCAGTTCAGTTTGCAGAAAGGTTGGAAGAGATGGGCACAGAAGGGAGACGTTGCAACACACCCAGTTGCTGCCTATAACAACCCATCTAACTCTAACAAGGCATCAACTCGCTACTTAGAGAGCTCTGACTTCTTGAAGCTTCGCTCAATTACTTTGGGTTACAACTTCAATCTTAAGAGTGATATTGTGAAGGCACTGCGCGTTTATCTCAGTGGTGAAAACCTCTTCTGCATCACCAATTACTCTGGTGTTGACCCTGAATTGCCTGCTGCCGATGGTGGTCGCAATGCTTCTGGCGAACGCTCAACAGCCCTTTCAATCTCAACAGGCGCTGGTGTTTATCCTTCTGTTCGCAAGTTTATGCTTGGCGTTAACGTTACTTTCTAA
- the porQ gene encoding type IX secretion system protein PorQ — MKKIVFTLLFTLFAVVMQAQESQTEYNFLRLPVSAHAAALGGENITIIEDDPSLMFSNPALASSVSDKTVGLSYMNYMRGAHYMGASYTKALGEKATLAGGVQYMNYGKMKEVDANNVQTGTFNASEIAVEGIFAYELARNLMGGITAKFITSYIGNYNSMAVGVDLGLNWYEPERQWSVSLVAKNLGGQIKAYEEDYGKMPIDVQVGVSKTFAALPVRVSATLVDLTHYDYRFINHLNLGADILLSESIWVGGGYNFRKADEMTIGKSDNASAHGAGFSVGAGINLEQFKLNLAYGKYHASSNSILVNLAYSF; from the coding sequence ATGAAAAAAATCGTTTTCACCCTCCTGTTCACCCTTTTTGCGGTTGTAATGCAGGCACAGGAGAGTCAAACTGAATACAACTTCTTACGTCTTCCAGTGAGTGCACACGCTGCGGCATTGGGCGGAGAGAATATTACTATCATTGAGGACGACCCTTCACTGATGTTCTCTAACCCTGCTTTGGCTTCTTCTGTGAGCGATAAGACGGTGGGACTCAGCTATATGAATTATATGCGTGGGGCGCATTATATGGGTGCTTCTTATACCAAAGCATTGGGCGAGAAGGCTACGTTGGCAGGTGGAGTACAGTATATGAACTACGGAAAGATGAAGGAGGTCGATGCGAACAACGTACAGACGGGTACTTTCAATGCCAGCGAAATCGCTGTTGAAGGTATCTTTGCCTACGAGTTGGCACGCAACCTTATGGGTGGTATCACGGCTAAGTTCATCACTTCTTACATTGGTAATTATAACTCTATGGCAGTGGGTGTTGATCTTGGTCTTAACTGGTATGAGCCTGAAAGACAATGGTCAGTATCTTTAGTTGCCAAGAACCTCGGTGGACAAATCAAGGCCTACGAAGAGGATTATGGTAAGATGCCTATTGACGTGCAGGTCGGTGTGAGTAAAACTTTTGCTGCTCTCCCAGTCAGAGTATCGGCAACGCTCGTCGATCTTACCCATTACGACTATCGTTTTATCAATCATCTTAACCTTGGTGCAGACATCTTATTGTCTGAAAGTATTTGGGTTGGAGGTGGTTACAACTTCCGTAAGGCAGACGAAATGACCATTGGTAAGTCTGATAACGCCAGTGCACATGGTGCTGGATTCAGCGTTGGTGCGGGTATCAACCTTGAGCAATTCAAGTTGAACCTCGCATACGGTAAGTATCATGCATCCAGCAACTCGATATTAGTTAACTTGGCGTACTCCTTTTAA
- a CDS encoding energy transducer TonB gives MEIKKSNRADLENKRWVGFLLGIIVALSFFFVAIEYNATGSDDDSANTKAIKNVTLHDMDMLPAIDQQDLAKTQEDKKPTMEDLLNLKRRDIPNKVTPHDAGSMNANDEKTGAPQVSDEPIIMPKITTTPEPPKVKEEAKKEMEKMTDDNSDKVVERYDDKVSKRILSETPTPPGGWVEFMKWLTKTLQYPAAAKESKLQGTVNITFIINADGTVDDVKIKNGKVPVLNDEALRVLKTMGKWKPGIEKNKPCRSLIEIPIVFQLS, from the coding sequence TTGGAAATAAAGAAGTCAAATAGAGCAGATTTAGAGAATAAGCGGTGGGTTGGTTTCCTATTGGGAATCATCGTTGCGCTGTCCTTCTTCTTTGTTGCCATAGAGTATAATGCAACGGGGAGTGACGATGATTCGGCTAATACTAAGGCCATCAAGAATGTCACACTCCATGATATGGATATGCTACCTGCCATTGACCAGCAAGATCTTGCTAAGACACAAGAGGACAAGAAACCAACGATGGAGGATCTGCTCAACCTCAAACGCCGTGATATTCCGAATAAGGTAACGCCTCACGATGCGGGAAGTATGAACGCAAACGATGAGAAGACGGGGGCACCACAGGTGAGTGATGAACCGATTATCATGCCTAAGATAACCACAACTCCTGAACCTCCGAAGGTGAAGGAAGAAGCAAAGAAGGAGATGGAGAAGATGACGGATGACAATTCCGACAAGGTTGTGGAACGCTATGATGATAAGGTTAGCAAACGAATCCTCTCCGAAACGCCAACACCTCCAGGTGGATGGGTGGAGTTTATGAAGTGGCTCACGAAGACGTTACAGTACCCTGCGGCTGCAAAGGAAAGCAAACTGCAAGGAACAGTGAATATAACTTTCATCATCAATGCCGATGGCACGGTGGATGATGTCAAAATAAAGAATGGCAAAGTGCCTGTTCTCAACGACGAAGCACTGCGCGTTCTCAAGACAATGGGTAAGTGGAAGCCGGGCATTGAGAAGAATAAACCATGCCGTTCGCTGATAGAAATACCGATTGTTTTCCAACTCTCATGA
- a CDS encoding polyprenyl synthetase family protein, whose product MYTADEILSKVNEYINNLSYDRKPQSLYEPIKYVLSLGGKRIRPTLMLLSYNLFKDDPETILSPACALETYHNYTLLHDDLMDDAPLRRGQQTVHVRWDANTAILSGDSMLVLAFERMAQCDSKHLSEVLHLFTITALEIGEGQQYDMEFENRNDVKEEEYIEMIRLKTSVLLACAMKIGAILADAPAEDVENLYKFGEQIGLAFQLQDDYLDVYGDPKVFGKKVGGDIICNKKTYMLINAFNKANARQRKELEKWIGSENFNHEEKVAAVTNLYNSIGVDKMAMERINYYFDEANKYLAAINLPDERKAELLAYAQRMLHRKW is encoded by the coding sequence ATGTACACTGCCGATGAAATTCTGAGTAAAGTAAACGAGTATATAAACAATCTCAGTTATGACCGTAAGCCACAAAGCTTGTACGAACCGATAAAATACGTCCTATCATTGGGTGGTAAGCGCATCCGTCCTACGCTGATGCTTCTTTCTTACAATCTTTTTAAGGACGATCCAGAAACGATTCTCTCACCAGCTTGTGCCCTTGAGACCTATCATAACTATACACTCTTGCACGATGACTTGATGGATGATGCGCCACTTCGCCGTGGACAGCAGACCGTTCACGTACGTTGGGATGCCAATACGGCTATCCTTTCGGGCGACTCTATGCTTGTGTTGGCCTTTGAAAGAATGGCACAGTGCGACAGCAAACACCTCAGTGAGGTGCTTCATCTCTTCACCATTACGGCACTTGAGATTGGTGAGGGTCAGCAGTACGACATGGAGTTTGAGAATCGTAATGACGTAAAGGAGGAAGAATACATTGAGATGATTCGTTTGAAGACCAGTGTTCTGTTGGCTTGTGCGATGAAGATTGGTGCTATCCTTGCTGATGCACCAGCTGAAGACGTAGAGAATCTCTATAAGTTTGGCGAGCAGATTGGTCTGGCTTTCCAGCTGCAAGACGATTACCTCGATGTCTATGGCGACCCAAAGGTATTCGGAAAGAAGGTGGGTGGCGACATTATCTGCAACAAGAAGACCTACATGCTCATCAATGCTTTCAACAAAGCAAACGCTCGTCAGCGTAAAGAATTGGAGAAATGGATTGGCTCTGAGAACTTTAATCACGAGGAGAAGGTGGCTGCTGTCACTAATCTTTATAATAGCATTGGCGTTGACAAGATGGCTATGGAGCGCATCAACTACTATTTTGATGAGGCAAACAAGTATCTCGCTGCAATAAACCTACCTGATGAACGGAAGGCAGAACTGTTAGCTTATGCGCAGAGGATGCTGCATAGGAAGTGGTGA
- a CDS encoding TatD family hydrolase, translated as MIIDTHAHLDVEDFADDLPAVISRAHEAGVGKIFLPAIDLKSVDTVLAVCRQFPDTCYPMIGLQPEEVRDDWREVLDAMHERILLSLRQKAEGTVKPGETVVAIGEVGLDFYWTREYEKQQLAAFEEAVKWSVETRLPLMIHCRKAQNEMLHIMRPYEKELPGGVFHCFTGNQKEAEEFLRFDRFVLGVGGVSTFKSSHLREDLPAAVPLDRIVLETDSPYMAPVPHRGKRNESAFIVEVMRTLALSYGVDEAEFARQTNENVRRVFGDFLGDR; from the coding sequence ATGATCATAGATACGCACGCACATTTAGACGTTGAAGACTTTGCTGACGACCTGCCAGCGGTAATCAGCCGTGCCCATGAAGCGGGCGTAGGAAAGATATTTCTGCCTGCTATCGACCTCAAATCAGTGGATACTGTATTGGCTGTTTGCCGACAGTTTCCTGATACCTGCTATCCAATGATTGGACTGCAGCCAGAGGAGGTGCGTGATGATTGGCGTGAGGTGTTGGACGCTATGCACGAACGAATCCTACTCTCGCTCCGTCAGAAGGCTGAGGGAACAGTAAAACCGGGTGAGACTGTCGTTGCGATTGGTGAGGTAGGACTCGATTTCTATTGGACACGTGAATACGAAAAGCAGCAACTTGCGGCCTTTGAAGAGGCTGTGAAGTGGAGTGTTGAGACTCGTCTTCCTCTGATGATTCACTGCCGTAAGGCACAAAACGAGATGCTACACATCATGCGTCCGTATGAGAAGGAGCTGCCAGGTGGTGTCTTCCATTGCTTTACTGGTAATCAGAAGGAGGCTGAGGAGTTCCTACGTTTCGACCGCTTCGTGCTTGGTGTCGGTGGTGTATCAACCTTTAAGAGCAGTCATCTACGCGAAGACTTGCCCGCAGCCGTCCCTCTTGACCGCATCGTCCTTGAGACCGACAGTCCTTACATGGCACCTGTTCCTCATCGTGGTAAGCGCAACGAGAGTGCCTTCATCGTTGAAGTTATGCGCACACTTGCCCTTAGTTATGGCGTTGATGAAGCCGAATTTGCCCGCCAAACCAATGAGAATGTACGTAGGGTGTTTGGTGATTTTTTGGGTGATAGGTGA
- the cmk gene encoding (d)CMP kinase, which produces MKKITIAIDGYSSCGKSTMAKDLAKEIGYIYVDTGAMYRSVTLYALRNNLFNADGSIREQELQKQMKNINISFQFNKETGRPDTYLNGEKVENDIRTMEVSSHVSPIATLAFVRKALVEQQQRMGAEKGIVMDGRDIGTVVFPDAELKIFVTASAEVRAQRRYDELKAKGMEADFADILKNVQERDYIDSHRETSPLRKADDALELDNSQLTIAEQKQWLYDQYCKAAEV; this is translated from the coding sequence ATGAAGAAAATAACCATCGCCATTGACGGCTATTCATCTTGTGGAAAGAGCACAATGGCAAAAGACCTTGCCAAAGAGATTGGCTATATCTATGTTGATACAGGTGCGATGTATCGTTCTGTAACACTCTATGCCCTGCGTAACAACCTCTTCAATGCTGACGGAAGCATCCGTGAACAGGAGTTGCAGAAGCAGATGAAGAACATCAACATCAGTTTCCAATTCAATAAGGAGACTGGTCGTCCTGACACCTATCTCAATGGTGAGAAAGTTGAAAACGACATCCGTACGATGGAGGTGTCGTCACACGTAAGCCCTATTGCCACACTCGCTTTTGTGCGAAAGGCTCTTGTAGAACAGCAGCAGCGTATGGGTGCAGAGAAAGGTATCGTTATGGACGGACGCGATATTGGTACGGTCGTCTTCCCTGATGCCGAATTAAAGATATTCGTTACCGCATCTGCCGAGGTTCGTGCGCAACGTCGCTACGACGAGTTGAAGGCGAAAGGCATGGAAGCAGACTTTGCCGACATCCTCAAGAACGTACAAGAGCGCGACTATATCGACTCGCATCGTGAGACGTCACCCCTCCGCAAGGCTGATGACGCCCTCGAACTCGACAACAGTCAGCTAACAATTGCCGAGCAAAAGCAGTGGCTTTACGACCAGTATTGTAAGGCTGCTGAGGTATAA
- a CDS encoding glycoside hydrolase family 25 protein, with the protein MKFKKIILLIACIFSFAGLKAQYTIQCEDTCSHVHGLDMSHYQGDVWWETVAENSNHKLNYVYLKATEGGSRIDQRYLENIEAARRCGMNVGSYHFYRPAVPQEEQLRNFRMQCRPQDQDLIPMVDIETTGGLSTEALRDSLDKFLVLMTKEYGVKPLVYTYTNFYNKHLSGALDGYLLFIAQYNGREPELNDGRDIFAWQYTGKGRINGVKGYVDKSRLMGKHSMRELRYRRRR; encoded by the coding sequence ATGAAGTTTAAAAAGATAATACTGCTCATTGCCTGCATATTCTCTTTTGCAGGCTTAAAGGCACAATATACGATTCAATGTGAAGACACCTGCAGCCACGTTCATGGACTTGATATGAGCCATTATCAGGGTGATGTTTGGTGGGAAACAGTGGCTGAAAACAGCAATCATAAGCTCAATTATGTCTACTTAAAAGCCACTGAAGGCGGATCACGCATTGACCAACGCTACCTTGAGAATATCGAGGCTGCACGACGATGTGGTATGAACGTGGGGTCTTACCACTTCTATCGTCCTGCTGTTCCACAAGAGGAGCAGTTGCGCAACTTCCGCATGCAGTGTCGTCCACAAGACCAAGACCTCATTCCGATGGTAGACATTGAGACTACTGGAGGACTGAGCACGGAGGCATTACGCGATAGTTTAGACAAATTCCTTGTGCTTATGACAAAGGAGTATGGTGTCAAACCATTGGTTTACACCTATACAAACTTCTATAATAAACACCTTAGCGGTGCGCTTGACGGCTATTTGCTCTTCATTGCACAGTATAATGGACGTGAACCAGAACTGAATGATGGAAGAGATATCTTTGCTTGGCAGTACACAGGAAAGGGACGTATCAACGGCGTGAAAGGATATGTTGATAAGTCAAGACTGATGGGCAAACACAGTATGCGTGAACTACGATACCGACGAAGACGTTAG